A genomic segment from Bryobacteraceae bacterium encodes:
- a CDS encoding response regulator → MENVSVLLISPFDSDQRLLASIFTRSKWRLAAATNLDTAREILSSQPPSIVVTEDRFPGGNWEAVLDVVTCAGPVRPRVIVVSRLADDNLWQRVLDAGGYDVLEKPFEQESLFLSISQAWRQWQCESTRIRTARLPVDEAAVTLAAS, encoded by the coding sequence ATGGAAAACGTATCCGTTCTGCTGATCTCTCCGTTCGACAGCGATCAGCGTCTGCTCGCCTCGATCTTCACCCGCTCCAAGTGGCGGCTGGCAGCTGCCACTAATCTCGATACCGCCAGGGAGATCCTGTCGAGTCAACCACCGTCGATCGTTGTCACCGAAGACCGCTTTCCCGGCGGCAACTGGGAGGCCGTGCTCGACGTAGTCACCTGTGCCGGCCCCGTTCGGCCGCGCGTCATCGTTGTTTCGCGCCTCGCCGACGATAACCTTTGGCAGCGAGTCCTCGACGCCGGCGGCTACGACGTCCTCGAGAAGCCATTCGAGCAGGAATCGCTCTTTCTCTCGATCAGCCAGGCTTGGCGCCAGTGGCAATGTGAATCCACGCGGATTCGCACCGCCCGCCTACCAGTCGACGAAGCTGCGGTAACACTGGCGGCATCGTAG